A single genomic interval of Aegicerativicinus sediminis harbors:
- a CDS encoding carboxypeptidase-like regulatory domain-containing protein: MKGLLILFTLLFTLLSFGQEDDKVFGIVINAADGKPLDRVNIVNLNKVVGTSTDDDGKFSLPASVNDTLHFSYLGYKSIKVRVTNDWLKFGETTITLTELALALEEVVVNQLRLTGYLDIDVRQVPLKQNYRYSISGLPNKGYEAGESAPNAINKVLGALFNPADFLHNIFGKKPSEMRKLRQMKQDDEIRNLLASRYDREMLTVLLQVDKYDLDEIVNQCNYSKDFIQTANDLQILDAISECYEEYKVLNRNRTSDRF; this comes from the coding sequence ATGAAAGGCCTACTAATACTGTTTACTTTGTTATTCACACTTCTTTCTTTTGGACAAGAAGATGATAAAGTATTTGGTATTGTTATAAATGCGGCTGACGGAAAACCATTGGATAGAGTTAATATTGTTAACTTAAATAAAGTGGTTGGTACATCAACGGATGATGACGGTAAATTTAGTTTACCGGCTTCAGTAAATGACACCTTACATTTTTCTTACTTAGGCTATAAATCTATAAAAGTTAGGGTTACAAACGATTGGTTAAAATTCGGTGAAACCACTATTACACTGACTGAATTGGCGCTTGCCTTGGAAGAAGTTGTCGTTAATCAACTTCGGCTTACCGGTTATTTGGATATAGATGTTAGACAGGTACCTCTTAAACAGAATTATCGTTATAGTATTTCAGGGCTACCGAACAAAGGGTATGAGGCTGGTGAAAGTGCTCCAAATGCTATAAATAAGGTTTTAGGTGCCTTATTTAATCCCGCAGATTTTCTGCATAATATTTTTGGGAAAAAACCTAGTGAGATGCGTAAGTTGAGACAGATGAAACAGGACGATGAAATACGTAATCTTCTCGCTTCTAGATATGATAGGGAAATGCTTACCGTATTGCTTCAGGTTGACAAATATGATCTAGACGAGATCGTAAACCAATGTAATTACTCAAAGGATTTCATTCAAACTGCTAACGACCTTCAGATTTTGGATGCCATTAGCGAATGCTATGAAGAATATAAGGTCTTGAACAGAAATAGGACTTCTGACAGGTTTTAA
- a CDS encoding DEAD/DEAH box helicase, protein MNTFSELGLQSELLEAINDMGFITPSDIQLKTIPLLLENETDLVALAQTGTGKTAAFGFPLLHKIDISSRVTQGLILAPTRELCLQITNEMQLYGKNLKGLNIVAIYGGASITEQANQIKRGAQIIVATPGRMKDMIGRKMVDISKIEYSILDEADEMLNMGFYEDITDILSFTPQDKSTWLFSATMPKEVATIAKDFMHQPQEVTVGAKNVGSSNVSHEFYLVGSRDRYEALKRLADANPDIFSVVFCRTKRDTQKVAEKLIEDGYNASALHGDLSQNQRDLVMKSFRNKQIQMLVATDVAARGIDVDEITHVINYQLPDEIETYTHRSGRTGRAGKTGISMVIITKSELRKIKHIEKIIQKSFEEKSIPSGMEICEKQLFSLANKVHDTQINHDIDSYLPKINELFESTSKEELIKKFFSVEFSRFYNYYQKAPELNVEKSRGNEATGESIRFFINVGRKDGYDWMKLKDFIRDMLQLGKEDVYKVDVLDTFSFFNLDEHNKNKPLEFFKDFKLEGRFINVEVTENKGQRKSSGGGKRKKSRSFDKFKNDGPKKGGNRGGSKSKRKDKKSSGEFALSRPRRSRRK, encoded by the coding sequence ATGAATACATTTTCTGAATTAGGTCTTCAATCAGAGCTATTGGAGGCTATCAATGACATGGGGTTTATTACTCCAAGTGACATCCAATTAAAAACAATTCCATTATTATTAGAAAACGAAACCGATTTGGTTGCGTTGGCCCAAACTGGCACAGGTAAAACTGCAGCTTTTGGATTCCCACTATTACATAAAATTGACATTTCCAGCAGGGTTACCCAAGGACTAATTTTAGCTCCTACTAGAGAACTTTGTCTTCAAATTACCAATGAAATGCAATTGTACGGGAAAAATCTAAAAGGATTAAACATCGTTGCTATCTATGGTGGGGCAAGTATAACCGAACAAGCCAACCAAATAAAGAGAGGTGCTCAAATAATTGTAGCCACTCCTGGAAGAATGAAGGATATGATCGGGAGAAAAATGGTGGATATTTCCAAAATTGAATATAGTATTTTGGATGAAGCTGATGAGATGTTGAATATGGGATTCTATGAGGATATCACCGATATTTTGTCCTTTACCCCCCAAGACAAATCAACCTGGTTATTTTCTGCAACTATGCCAAAAGAGGTTGCCACTATTGCCAAAGATTTTATGCACCAACCACAAGAAGTAACGGTGGGCGCTAAAAACGTTGGTAGTTCAAACGTATCTCATGAATTTTACCTTGTAGGAAGCCGTGACAGGTATGAAGCCCTAAAGCGATTGGCAGATGCAAATCCTGATATTTTCTCAGTAGTTTTCTGTAGAACAAAAAGAGATACTCAAAAAGTTGCTGAAAAACTTATTGAGGATGGTTATAACGCTAGTGCTCTACATGGCGATTTAAGTCAAAACCAAAGAGATTTGGTAATGAAGTCCTTCAGAAACAAGCAAATTCAAATGTTGGTGGCTACAGACGTTGCTGCCCGCGGAATCGATGTAGATGAAATTACCCACGTAATAAATTATCAACTCCCAGACGAAATTGAAACCTATACTCATAGAAGTGGTAGAACGGGAAGAGCGGGTAAAACTGGGATTTCGATGGTAATTATTACCAAAAGCGAGCTGCGGAAAATAAAGCATATCGAAAAAATCATTCAAAAATCATTTGAAGAGAAAAGCATTCCAAGTGGGATGGAGATTTGTGAAAAGCAATTGTTTTCATTAGCCAATAAAGTGCATGACACGCAAATCAATCACGATATAGATTCCTATTTACCAAAAATTAACGAATTATTTGAATCAACCTCTAAGGAAGAACTTATAAAGAAATTCTTTTCCGTTGAATTCAGTCGTTTTTACAATTATTACCAAAAAGCCCCTGAACTGAACGTTGAAAAAAGCAGAGGTAATGAGGCTACCGGAGAATCTATCCGTTTCTTTATAAATGTTGGGCGTAAGGATGGTTATGATTGGATGAAGTTAAAAGACTTTATCAGGGACATGCTACAGTTAGGCAAAGAAGATGTCTATAAAGTTGATGTTTTGGATACATTCTCATTCTTTAACCTAGATGAGCACAATAAAAATAAGCCTTTGGAATTTTTTAAAGATTTTAAATTAGAAGGTCGTTTTATCAATGTTGAAGTAACTGAAAATAAGGGCCAACGAAAATCTTCCGGTGGTGGTAAAAGGAAAAAATCCCGATCCTTCGATAAATTTAAAAATGATGGCCCAAAAAAAGGCGGCAATCGAGGCGGTAGTAAATCAAAGAGAAAAGACAAGAAGAGTTCTGGAGAATTTGCGCTTAGCAGACCTAGACGTTCAAGGAGAAAGTAA
- a CDS encoding non-canonical purine NTP diphosphatase gives MTSIVFATNNSNKIYEIKQLIPNQFEIKSLKDINCFVDIPETGDTIKENAFIKANYIYENFHENVFADDTGLEVDALDGAPGVYSARYAGQQRNAKDNNEKLLNQLSENALRSARFKTVIALIINGNTYFYEGVCEGHIAETPRGTNGFGYDPIFIPLGYNITFAEMDLDEKNKISHRGKAIQKLVRFLNSN, from the coding sequence ATGACATCAATCGTCTTTGCCACAAATAATTCGAATAAAATTTACGAAATAAAACAACTGATTCCCAATCAGTTCGAAATAAAAAGCCTGAAAGATATTAACTGTTTTGTTGACATCCCAGAAACTGGAGATACCATAAAAGAAAATGCATTTATAAAGGCGAATTATATCTATGAGAATTTTCATGAAAATGTTTTTGCAGATGATACCGGCTTGGAAGTAGATGCTTTAGATGGTGCACCGGGCGTTTATTCAGCAAGGTATGCAGGCCAACAGAGAAATGCGAAGGATAATAATGAAAAACTTTTAAATCAACTCTCTGAAAATGCACTTAGATCTGCTCGTTTTAAAACCGTAATAGCCCTAATCATCAATGGAAATACTTACTTCTATGAAGGAGTTTGTGAAGGCCATATTGCTGAAACACCTAGAGGAACTAATGGTTTTGGGTATGATCCAATTTTCATTCCTCTTGGTTATAACATTACTTTTGCTGAAATGGATTTGGATGAAAAAAACAAGATAAGTCATAGAGGAAAAGCTATTCAAAAGTTGGTGCGCTTTTTAAATTCCAACTAA
- the rlmH gene encoding 23S rRNA (pseudouridine(1915)-N(3))-methyltransferase RlmH translates to MNIKLIAIGKTDSKALQNLIDDYEKRLRHYIKFDFEIIQDIKKAKNLSEAEIKEKEGDLILAKLKPSDELVLMDENGKQFTSIGFSEYLQKKMNSGLKQIVFVIGGAYGFSDAVYGTARETISLSKMTFSHQMVRLFTVEQIYRAFTILRNEPYHHQ, encoded by the coding sequence TTGAATATTAAATTAATTGCCATAGGAAAAACAGATAGTAAAGCGTTGCAGAACCTTATAGATGATTATGAAAAGCGCCTTAGACACTACATTAAATTTGATTTTGAGATCATACAAGACATAAAAAAAGCAAAAAATCTTAGTGAAGCCGAAATAAAGGAAAAAGAGGGTGATTTGATTTTAGCTAAATTAAAACCTTCTGATGAATTGGTTCTAATGGATGAAAACGGTAAACAATTTACATCTATTGGTTTTTCAGAATACCTTCAAAAAAAAATGAATTCCGGGTTAAAACAAATTGTTTTTGTTATTGGTGGAGCCTATGGGTTTTCAGATGCGGTTTATGGCACGGCAAGGGAAACCATTTCACTTTCAAAAATGACATTTTCACATCAAATGGTACGCCTTTTTACTGTGGAGCAAATCTATAGAGCATTTACCATATTAAGAAACGAACCCTACCATCACCAATAA
- the nadC gene encoding carboxylating nicotinate-nucleotide diphosphorylase: MISVQQFQKELEIIISNSLREDVGEGDHSSLACIPSDAQGKAKLLVKDEGIIAGIEFARMVFHSLDPETEFEALISDGDKVKNGDVAFYITGKSQSILKGERLVLNAMQRMSAIATKTNYFVKLLEGTGTKILDTRKTTPGIRALEKWAVKIGGGENHRFALYDMIMLKDNHIDFAGGITKAIDKTKAYLKSIGKNLKIIVEARDLKEVEEILLSDGIYRILLDNFSFEDTKLAVEMIGDRCLTESSGGINEQTIREYALCGVDFISSGALTHSVYNMDLSLKAV, from the coding sequence ATGATCTCAGTGCAACAATTCCAAAAAGAATTAGAAATAATAATATCAAACTCACTAAGGGAAGATGTTGGAGAAGGCGATCATAGTTCTTTAGCCTGTATCCCGTCAGATGCTCAAGGAAAAGCTAAACTATTGGTGAAAGATGAAGGTATAATTGCAGGGATTGAATTCGCCAGAATGGTATTCCATAGCCTTGACCCGGAAACGGAATTTGAAGCGTTAATTAGTGACGGAGACAAGGTTAAGAATGGGGATGTTGCATTTTACATAACTGGTAAATCTCAGAGCATACTAAAAGGGGAGCGGCTGGTTTTAAATGCGATGCAGAGAATGAGTGCCATAGCAACAAAAACTAATTATTTTGTAAAATTATTGGAAGGTACAGGAACCAAAATCCTTGACACTAGAAAAACCACTCCTGGAATTCGTGCCCTTGAGAAATGGGCTGTAAAAATTGGTGGTGGTGAAAATCATCGTTTTGCATTGTACGACATGATAATGTTAAAAGATAACCATATTGATTTTGCAGGTGGAATAACCAAGGCAATTGACAAAACCAAGGCTTATTTAAAAAGTATTGGAAAAAATTTGAAAATCATTGTTGAAGCGCGTGATTTAAAAGAGGTGGAAGAAATTCTTCTCTCAGATGGGATTTACAGGATATTATTGGACAATTTTAGTTTTGAAGACACAAAATTGGCGGTTGAAATGATTGGAGATAGATGTTTAACTGAATCTTCTGGGGGAATTAATGAACAAACTATAAGAGAATATGCCCTTTGTGGTGTTGATTTCATTTCGTCGGGCGCATTAACCCATTCAGTTTATAATATGGACCTTAGTTTAAAAGCTGTGTAG
- a CDS encoding YihY/virulence factor BrkB family protein produces the protein MTKPVEDKLSKIPIIRSIVKLLKRIKLYGLEGLSLYDLAELYIIGIFKGALTERASAISFSFFSALFPFILFILIMIPFVPIDGFKAEFEQFLESFLPPQTSEFFFNNIFNNIGVNAQSGLISTVFLLSIILMANGVSAIFAGFENSYHQQATRSIVKQYLYAIGVAILLAFLLIFTVAIYGYFEIFVVKPFLEELSGVSYAQTKTAMFWVILAKYVFFVMMVYIAIATLYYFGTTEGKESRFFSVGALFSTILIMFTSFFFAVYIENFSRYNELYGSIGALLILLFYLWLNSNVILLGFELNVSLNKLRKSF, from the coding sequence ATGACCAAACCGGTTGAAGACAAGCTTTCCAAAATTCCGATAATCCGGTCAATCGTAAAGTTATTAAAGAGAATAAAGCTTTACGGGCTTGAGGGACTGTCTCTATACGACTTAGCCGAACTATATATTATTGGGATTTTTAAAGGTGCACTTACGGAAAGAGCGAGCGCAATTTCCTTTAGTTTTTTCTCGGCCCTCTTCCCGTTTATATTATTCATTCTAATAATGATTCCCTTTGTTCCGATAGATGGCTTTAAAGCGGAGTTTGAACAATTTTTGGAGTCATTTTTACCACCGCAAACCTCAGAATTTTTCTTTAATAATATTTTCAATAATATTGGAGTAAATGCACAGAGTGGATTAATATCTACAGTGTTTCTACTTTCAATAATTTTGATGGCAAATGGAGTCAGTGCCATTTTTGCAGGATTTGAAAACAGTTATCATCAGCAGGCAACTAGAAGTATCGTAAAACAATATTTATATGCAATTGGTGTAGCAATTTTATTAGCATTTTTATTGATTTTTACTGTAGCGATTTACGGTTACTTCGAAATTTTTGTAGTTAAGCCTTTCTTAGAAGAATTAAGCGGAGTGTCTTATGCACAGACTAAAACGGCCATGTTTTGGGTGATTTTGGCCAAGTATGTGTTTTTCGTTATGATGGTCTATATAGCAATCGCTACTTTATATTATTTTGGGACAACCGAAGGTAAGGAGTCTAGATTCTTTTCAGTTGGCGCCCTTTTTTCTACCATTCTCATTATGTTTACCTCATTCTTTTTTGCTGTTTATATTGAGAATTTTTCGCGTTATAATGAATTATATGGTTCTATTGGGGCATTATTAATACTGCTTTTCTATTTATGGTTGAACAGTAACGTAATTTTGTTAGGATTCGAATTGAATGTGTCCTTGAATAAATTACGCAAGAGTTTCTAG
- the priA gene encoding replication restart helicase PriA, which yields MVAFVDVILPIPLENKFTYSITEAESKFILPGMRIAVSFGKSKIYTSIAFKVHQQAPLVYEAKPIEEILDNSPIITERQLSHWQWIAEYYMCSIGEVVRAALPSGFLLESETLIKLNTDEVDIEKNLDDQEFLIYEALQYQSSLMVGDVISILDRKKVMPVLYGLMNKKVITIEERLFETFKPKKQRVIRLSDRYKSESELNNLLEELSRAPKQRDVVMNLFMLEARQKSKVSAKDLMTASKASSSILKSLIDKGILEESFDVISRIEDVGNEGDRLKSLSVYQEDAYKKLQTGFEEQDVMLLHGVTSSGKTEIYVKFIHEHLKNGKSVLYLLPEIALTTQLVERLQGYFGNDVLVYHSRYNLMERMELWNSVLEANEAKVVIGARSSLFLPFHSLGLIIVDEEHETSFKQFDPAPRYHARDAAIVLGNLFQAKVLLGSATPSLESFYNIKQKKYGLVSLTKRFNDVLMPDIEMVDISEAYRKKRMKGHFSERLLEEIEKALEENKQIILFQNRRGYSPIVECLSCGHSPQCPNCDVTLTYHQYSDRLRCHYCGYNVPMHKTCEACGNANLNTKGFGTEQVEEEVNELFPKAKTARMDLDTTRGKYGHQRIISSFERHEVDILIGTQMVTKGLDFRNVMLVGIMNADTMLNFPDFRAHERSFQMLLQVSGRAGRTDDRGKVLIQSYNPYHQILQQVSNNDFKSMYLEQMDERHNYKYPPVVRLIKVTLRHKDLNKVNVSADWLAKSYRQLLPCEVLGPEFAPIARIRNQYHKNILVKIKFSNSLQKTKKAIIKINNSFQSIKDFRSVRVIFNVDPY from the coding sequence ATGGTTGCTTTTGTAGATGTCATATTACCAATTCCCTTAGAGAATAAGTTTACCTACTCTATTACTGAAGCAGAATCTAAGTTTATCCTTCCGGGTATGCGGATTGCAGTTTCCTTTGGAAAATCTAAAATCTACACTTCAATTGCTTTTAAAGTTCATCAACAGGCGCCTTTGGTTTATGAAGCTAAACCGATTGAGGAAATTTTGGATAACAGTCCGATCATTACAGAACGACAATTAAGCCATTGGCAATGGATTGCTGAATATTATATGTGTTCTATTGGGGAGGTTGTCCGCGCTGCATTGCCTTCTGGTTTTTTATTGGAAAGTGAAACACTTATAAAACTGAATACTGATGAAGTTGATATCGAAAAGAACTTGGATGATCAGGAATTTCTAATCTATGAGGCGCTCCAATATCAAAGTTCCCTTATGGTCGGTGACGTTATTTCAATTTTAGACCGAAAAAAGGTAATGCCAGTACTTTATGGCCTTATGAATAAGAAGGTCATAACCATAGAAGAAAGACTATTTGAAACTTTTAAGCCTAAGAAACAAAGGGTAATCCGTTTAAGTGACCGCTACAAATCAGAATCTGAATTGAATAATCTTTTAGAAGAATTATCTAGGGCACCTAAGCAAAGGGATGTTGTTATGAATCTTTTTATGTTAGAAGCTAGACAAAAGTCGAAGGTCTCAGCCAAGGATTTAATGACAGCTAGTAAGGCATCATCCAGTATATTAAAAAGCCTAATTGATAAGGGAATCTTGGAAGAATCTTTTGATGTTATAAGTCGGATAGAGGATGTCGGAAATGAGGGTGACAGATTAAAGTCGCTTAGCGTGTACCAAGAAGATGCTTATAAAAAACTTCAAACTGGTTTTGAGGAACAGGATGTGATGTTGTTACACGGTGTTACATCTTCTGGTAAAACTGAAATTTATGTGAAGTTTATCCATGAACATTTAAAAAACGGAAAAAGTGTTCTTTACTTATTGCCAGAAATAGCTTTAACCACCCAATTGGTCGAGCGTTTACAGGGGTATTTTGGAAACGACGTTCTTGTATATCATTCACGATACAACCTAATGGAACGAATGGAATTGTGGAATTCGGTGTTGGAAGCCAATGAAGCCAAAGTTGTAATTGGTGCAAGATCATCATTATTCTTACCCTTTCATTCATTAGGACTTATAATTGTTGATGAAGAACATGAAACTTCTTTTAAACAATTCGATCCTGCCCCTCGATACCATGCGCGAGATGCGGCTATTGTACTTGGCAACTTATTTCAAGCTAAAGTATTGTTAGGTTCCGCTACCCCAAGTTTAGAATCGTTTTACAACATAAAACAAAAAAAATACGGATTAGTTTCTTTAACAAAGCGCTTTAATGATGTGCTTATGCCTGATATTGAAATGGTGGATATTTCTGAGGCTTATAGAAAAAAACGAATGAAAGGTCATTTTAGTGAGCGCTTGCTTGAAGAAATTGAAAAGGCATTGGAAGAAAATAAACAAATTATTTTATTTCAAAATAGAAGAGGATATAGTCCAATCGTAGAATGTTTGAGTTGCGGGCATAGTCCACAGTGTCCTAATTGCGACGTTACCTTAACCTATCACCAATATTCAGATCGATTGCGCTGTCATTACTGCGGTTATAATGTTCCGATGCATAAAACATGTGAGGCTTGTGGCAATGCTAATTTAAACACCAAGGGTTTTGGTACGGAACAAGTCGAAGAAGAAGTGAATGAATTGTTTCCAAAAGCTAAAACTGCGAGGATGGATTTGGATACAACCCGTGGTAAATATGGGCACCAACGGATAATTTCGTCTTTTGAACGTCATGAAGTTGATATTTTAATAGGTACCCAAATGGTTACCAAGGGTTTGGATTTTAGAAATGTTATGCTTGTAGGTATTATGAATGCGGATACAATGCTAAATTTCCCAGATTTTAGAGCTCATGAACGATCCTTTCAAATGTTACTTCAAGTTTCGGGTAGGGCAGGGCGAACAGATGATCGAGGCAAGGTTTTAATTCAATCCTACAATCCTTACCATCAAATATTACAACAAGTTTCAAACAATGATTTTAAGAGTATGTATTTGGAGCAAATGGATGAACGGCATAATTATAAATATCCTCCCGTTGTACGTTTGATAAAGGTAACCTTAAGGCATAAGGATTTAAATAAGGTGAATGTAAGTGCGGATTGGTTAGCAAAATCATATAGGCAATTATTGCCTTGTGAAGTTTTAGGCCCCGAATTTGCACCAATTGCAAGGATTAGAAATCAATACCATAAGAATATATTGGTAAAGATAAAATTTAGTAATTCACTTCAAAAAACTAAGAAAGCTATTATTAAGATTAACAATAGCTTCCAGAGTATAAAAGATTTTAGGTCTGTCCGAGTAATTTTTAACGTAGATCCCTATTAG
- a CDS encoding LytR/AlgR family response regulator transcription factor produces MTLNCVVVDDSAIQRLSIVKLIENHSSLNLIAEYSSALETKNGLNTHKVDLIFLDIEMPVLNGFELLDVLNNKPQIIFVTGKTEYAFKAFNYDATDYLQKPITRERFNQAVEKAIEQHKLKLDFNETDGEHIFVKSNLKKRKVYIKDIKWIEALGDYVKVVTEENSLVVLSTMKAFEKELPDGKFLRIHKSYIVNLDKIDRFNSKNVEVGAYEIPLSRNKKTQLVDALNNM; encoded by the coding sequence ATGACTTTAAACTGTGTAGTTGTTGATGATTCTGCGATTCAGCGCCTGTCCATTGTTAAGTTGATTGAAAATCATAGCTCCCTAAATCTAATCGCAGAATACAGCAGTGCCCTTGAAACCAAAAATGGCCTCAATACGCACAAAGTTGATCTCATCTTTTTAGACATTGAAATGCCCGTTTTAAACGGTTTTGAATTATTGGACGTCTTAAATAACAAGCCCCAGATTATTTTTGTCACCGGTAAAACAGAATACGCATTCAAAGCTTTTAATTATGATGCTACAGATTATCTGCAAAAACCAATCACCAGGGAGCGCTTCAATCAAGCGGTCGAGAAGGCAATCGAGCAGCACAAATTAAAATTAGATTTCAATGAAACTGATGGCGAACACATCTTTGTCAAAAGTAATCTAAAAAAACGTAAAGTTTACATCAAGGACATCAAATGGATAGAAGCACTTGGTGACTATGTAAAGGTCGTTACTGAAGAGAACAGTCTTGTTGTGCTTTCTACTATGAAAGCCTTTGAAAAGGAATTACCAGATGGCAAATTTTTAAGAATCCATAAATCTTATATTGTCAATTTAGACAAAATCGACAGATTTAATAGTAAGAATGTGGAAGTTGGTGCCTATGAAATTCCATTAAGCCGAAACAAGAAAACTCAATTGGTGGACGCCTTAAATAATATGTAA
- the rpsF gene encoding 30S ribosomal protein S6 yields the protein MNNYETVFILNPVLSDTQIKETVEKYEEFLVSRGAKMIAKEDWGLKKLAYPIQNKKSGFYHLFEFQAEGDVVGPLELEFRRDERFMRYLTVKLDKHAIAWAEKRRNRNKQKA from the coding sequence ATGAACAATTATGAAACTGTTTTCATCTTAAATCCCGTTTTATCTGATACTCAGATAAAGGAAACAGTTGAGAAATACGAAGAATTTCTTGTTTCGAGAGGGGCGAAGATGATAGCTAAGGAAGACTGGGGGCTTAAAAAATTGGCTTACCCAATCCAAAACAAAAAGAGTGGTTTTTATCACCTTTTTGAATTTCAAGCTGAAGGAGACGTTGTTGGTCCCCTTGAGTTAGAATTTAGACGTGACGAACGCTTTATGCGTTATCTAACCGTTAAGTTAGACAAACATGCTATTGCATGGGCAGAGAAGAGACGAAACAGAAACAAACAAAAAGCGTAA
- the rpsR gene encoding 30S ribosomal protein S18, protein MMSSIEQQAKGKKDSEIRYLTPLNIETTKNKKYCRFKKSGIKYVDYKDADFLLSFVNEQGKLLPRRLTGTSLKYQRKVATAVKRARHLALMPYVADLLK, encoded by the coding sequence ATTATGTCTTCAATTGAACAACAGGCAAAAGGAAAAAAAGACAGTGAGATTAGATATCTTACTCCTTTAAATATTGAGACTACGAAGAACAAAAAGTATTGTAGGTTCAAAAAATCTGGAATCAAGTATGTTGATTATAAAGATGCTGATTTCTTATTAAGTTTTGTAAACGAACAAGGTAAATTGCTTCCACGTAGATTAACTGGTACTTCTTTGAAATATCAAAGGAAAGTTGCTACTGCGGTTAAAAGAGCAAGACACTTGGCGTTAATGCCATATGTGGCAGATTTGTTAAAATAA
- the rplI gene encoding 50S ribosomal protein L9 has product MELILKQDVDNLGFKDDIVTVKNGYGRNYLIPQGYAVMATSSAKKMLEETLRQRSYKEKSIIDDAKKTAEAINNLELKIAAKAAEGATVGDKLFGSVTSIDLAEALNKEGHTIDKKYISINGGNIKRLGQYEAVIRLHREVTVDFTFEVVPEA; this is encoded by the coding sequence ATGGAATTGATATTAAAGCAAGATGTGGACAACTTAGGATTTAAGGATGACATCGTTACTGTAAAGAACGGTTATGGTAGAAATTATTTGATACCTCAAGGTTATGCTGTAATGGCTACTTCCTCAGCTAAGAAAATGTTAGAGGAAACGTTGAGACAACGTTCTTACAAAGAAAAGAGTATAATTGATGATGCTAAAAAGACTGCAGAAGCAATTAACAATTTAGAACTTAAAATTGCTGCTAAAGCTGCAGAAGGTGCTACCGTTGGTGATAAATTGTTTGGTTCTGTTACTAGCATAGATTTGGCAGAAGCATTAAATAAAGAAGGCCATACTATTGATAAAAAATATATTTCTATCAATGGTGGTAACATTAAGAGATTAGGACAATACGAAGCTGTAATAAGATTGCATCGTGAAGTAACTGTAGATTTTACTTTCGAGGTTGTACCTGAAGCTTAG